The genomic window TGCCTCAAACATTCTGATCACCTCGACGATTTCATCGGGCTGATCTTTTGGACTGGATACGACAACGATTTTCATGTCGACTGGGTTTTTAATAAACCCAATTCTTGAATCAAATGGGGATTCTCTTCTGCTCCGTTGCCAACAACGATCATATCTGCTCCTGCTTCAAATGCTTTTGCGGCCGCTGCACCACTTCTGATTCCGCCTCCTACGATTAACGGGAGGTCTATGGATTTCCTTACTTCAGAAATCATCTTGGGACTCACAGCCTTGTCGGCTCCGCTGCCACCATCGAGATACATGAGTTTCAGTCCGAGCATTTCTCCAGCCATGGCTGTCGCTGCGGCTATGCCAGGTTTGTGATAGGGTATCGGTTGGGTGCCGCTGACATATTCAGCGGTGGTTGGTCTTCCGCAACCTATTAATAGGTATCCAGTGGGAAGAATTTCCAATGACGCGTTTTTCAACAAAGGTGCTGCCGCCACGTGATGCCCAATCAAGTATTCGGAATTTCTTCCGCTCAATAGACTTAAAAAAAGAATGGCATCTGCCTCTGTGCGAATTTGAGCAGGACTCGATGGGAACAAGATCACAGGAATGGTTGTAATCTCTTTGATCATCTTTAAGGAATCAAATTCCTCATTTTTCGTAATGAGGCTTCCGCCAAAGAGGATAAAGTCAATGGAAGCATTTTCGGCTTTTCTCACCACATCCATCACCTGATCTGAGTTTTGAATTGAGTCAGGGTCAATTAAAAGAGCTAGCAATTTCTTGCCTTCTGCTTTTGCATGAATTATAGAGTCGAGGATTTTCATCATTTAGCCCAAAAGTATCTATTCGAGCACATACGCCAAACTCAGGTCATCGAGAAAATCGCCAAAAAGAGTATGAACGGCCGTTCTGTCTTGGCGTGGCAAGCTGACATTTACCGTGTTGGTAACGGGGTCGTGGTTTTCAATAATCACCGCTTTGAAAGGAACTCCTGTACCATAATATTTAAAAACGGCTTCTTTTATGGACCAAGTGAGAGAAAGTGCAGCCAATTCTGAAGGGGCTTTTATCTGCTTCAACTCCTCAGAATTCGTGAATTTGTCTTGAATTTTTTTCAACTTATCATTGAAAACCTGTACATCAAGCCCCGCATTTTTTTGCGAAAGCATAAGACCCACCACATTATCTGAATGTGAAAATGAAATTTGTGGTCCGTTATAAAGATGGGGTTTACGCTCCTTGTAAAAGTCGATCGCTGCGGGGTGAGAAGTGATAAGCAGAAATCTCGAAGCATACCACTGCAGTGCCTTCTCGGGTCTTTTTATCCTATCTCCCACTTCTGTCGGGAACCCTTCGTCAATTAGTTTGTTTCTAAAATAAGATGCCTCTTCCGTGATTTTCCAAAGGGTGACTTCGCAATCTGAATGAGACCTGTGATAGTGGAGTGGCATCGTGCAAATATCTAATTATTAAGGTGTCGATTGAAGACTTCAAGGTTCTTCGTATCTTTGCGCCTCGAAATCAAAAAGATTACAAAAGAATGAGCAATTCTGCCGAAACACAAAAGTTACCTTATAAAGTTAAGGACATCACCCTAGCCGACTGGGGAAGAAAAGAAATTCAGCTTGCAGAAGCTGAAATGCCCGGATTGATGGCATTGAGAGAAGAGTACGGAAAGGAGAAGCCATTGAAAGGCGCTCGCATCGCGGGTTGTCTTCACATGACTGTGCAAACTGCAGTACTAATTGAGACCTTGGTGGAATTGGGAGCAGATGTGACTTGGTCCAGCTGTAACATTTTCTCTACTCAAGACCACGCTGCCGCGGCTATCGCTGAAACGGGCGTTCCTGTATATGCTTGGAAAGGTATGACCGACGAAGAATTTGACTGGTGTATCGAGCAGACGATCATCTTCCCTGA from Cryomorphaceae bacterium 1068 includes these protein-coding regions:
- a CDS encoding geranylgeranylglyceryl/heptaprenylglyceryl phosphate synthase encodes the protein MMKILDSIIHAKAEGKKLLALLIDPDSIQNSDQVMDVVRKAENASIDFILFGGSLITKNEEFDSLKMIKEITTIPVILFPSSPAQIRTEADAILFLSLLSGRNSEYLIGHHVAAAPLLKNASLEILPTGYLLIGCGRPTTAEYVSGTQPIPYHKPGIAAATAMAGEMLGLKLMYLDGGSGADKAVSPKMISEVRKSIDLPLIVGGGIRSGAAAAKAFEAGADMIVVGNGAEENPHLIQELGLLKTQST
- a CDS encoding 4'-phosphopantetheinyl transferase superfamily protein, encoding MPLHYHRSHSDCEVTLWKITEEASYFRNKLIDEGFPTEVGDRIKRPEKALQWYASRFLLITSHPAAIDFYKERKPHLYNGPQISFSHSDNVVGLMLSQKNAGLDVQVFNDKLKKIQDKFTNSEELKQIKAPSELAALSLTWSIKEAVFKYYGTGVPFKAVIIENHDPVTNTVNVSLPRQDRTAVHTLFGDFLDDLSLAYVLE